The region gcggcaattggtttgaatgtaacatcctgtagtttgttacatttttagattgataaaaatgtataaaaataagaaataatttctttcatattctgtctgctagaccacaagtaccaaacatgtttggaaacagctcatttttatctgaaaatgtaacaaactacagggtgttacattcaaaccaattgccgctatacaataaatatttttgataatattgttaatttaactaataaagaatgttacatgttactttatgagcacacacaaaactattgtatttttgtaaaCTCTgtacatgtgatacatttttggtatcagctcagctcagctagagtaatcggaaaattgagacaaaatggggttgttccatttaaaaaaaatgacggtgacgtcattactcgaaagtaattcaccctgtatattagattattattttaaaatacggtaaattaaaataaaaaatcgacgtgtttcagaattattttttaaaatggtttatttagctaaaaatgaatttgttccatactttacggacacagtgtaccCAAAGATTAATCTTTGCAGTGTACCTATTATATGTTAATGTGGAAAGGCTAACGAGGGGATTGTTCATAGAAGCACTCCTCTTCGAGGGTAAGTCCTTATTCTTTTTCCTTGTTTTATAATAggttatatattttcgaaagGGAAAAAAGAAGTTATGAACACTTTGCATTTctcgccattttccaattttctcttatagcttgaaaacagttgaatttatgagctTGTGTTTTGACCAaatcaattctctcaaaaattgagcccgaaaatgtgccattcattttttgtagctcaaattgttgaaattcagtttgtatTGTCATTATTCATCTACAAACAAAATTAAAACCCGTTAGCATTGGTTGCTACTGAAATATTCGTTTTTTTCTGGATTTCTGCTAGAGTTTTTATGGTGTTGATTATCAGCACCACAATTTAGTTTTCCATCACACTTGATTAGCCTAGGGACATACGCGTTGACTTAGTGTTAAAGATTCGAATCCGAAGtgtcttttttttaattcacaatTTGCTTTTTATTGAGCAATCCTTGGATTCGGAATATTTTTCGAGCAGAAGGAAatgatattgaataacaattgtGTTTTTCTCTCAATTCATTCCTTCGTATTTCCTTTTTTTGTCACCTGTTCCCAGGCCCGGTCTGGCTCCATTGGGGGCCCTCGGCTAGATGCTGATTTGAGGCCCCCCTTCAGAAAATAAGACGAGAACCTCCCCCGGCAGCGAAAACGtgctcttgaataatttttaattctgaagTTACACGCttgtagagggtgttttttttagagctatagaactttaaattgcaataaaacaacgatggattatccgattgacatgaattttatttatccgcaagataatcttgtggcattacattttaaatatgatttctggcatatgaccgccacggctggctcgcatgtagtccaatatggacgtccaattttcgatgactttttccaacatttgtggccgtatatcggcaataacacggcgaatgatgtcttccaaatggtcaagggtttgtggcttatccgcatagaccaatgactttacatagccccacagaaagtagtctagcggtgttaaatcacaagatcttgaaggccaattcacaggtccaaaacgtgaaattaggcggtcaccaaacgtgtctttcaatacatcgattgtggcacgagctgtgtgacatgttgcgccgtcttgttggaaccacagctcctggacatcatggttgttcaattcaggaatgaaaaaattagtaatcatggctctataccaatcaccattgactgtaacgttctggccatcatcgtttttgaagaagtacggaccaatgattccaccagcccataaagcgcaccaaacagtcagtttttctggatgtaacggtgtttcgacatacacttgaggattagctccactccaaatgcggcagttttgtttgttgacgtagtcattcaaccagaagtgcgcttcatcgctaacgtagtgtgcgatacgtattccgcacagaaccattattttcgaaatagaattgcactatttgccagcattgttcaggcgtgagtctattcatgatgaattgccaaaccaaactgagaataaatcacttgacagctgttaaatcggtcgccatcttgaacagtaatgccaacttaaagttatatacctcgaaaaaaaacaccctttacaatgcaAGTCCACTAGAGTCTTCAACTACAGTATTTTCTAGAAGCCTTTCATAAACTTTTTGGTCCATAACTGCTTTCTTTATCTTTGGTGAAGTCTACCTTAacgtttaaatgaaataaacttgCGAAAAAacatcttttcaaaaatttttttttgttcaattttattCAGCTGGGGGCCCCCTCGGCCGGGGGCCCTCGGCGATCGCCGACCTGCCGACCTGGCCAGACCGGGCCTGCCTGTTCCCCAATAAAATTCACCAACCTGATCCTATTCTATACATAGAGGTGTCTTGTGTTGCCTACATTCAAGGCGTGCAAGCCCTTGGGTAGGCAATACAATTTTCCTCTCTCTCGTTCATTCGTGAGATCTGTAAGCTTATGGGTTGATGAGAAGGAAGAAATGTTCAACTGTTACCCGTTAGGCGGATAACTCGGTCCACGGATCACGTTcctttgatattttcatttagtcCTAGCTGGCAGATATACCACTATTCAATGAAAGTGCTCGTAGTCAGGTCCAGCTTCTGCAGTTAGATATACTAAAGGGTTTACCAATTTTGAATAGCAGTCATCTTTtgcatttgacaagtaaaaactacgccattactaaaaatggaacgacatacgcttcaaaaattcattgaaattggtaaaattcattacaaaaatggtgaaaattttgcagtcacagtttgcaAAACAAAAGTACTTTTGGGTCTTCGTTTCACCTTCTCGGCAGACAAAAATCAAACTAGTGGAACCATTTGAGATGTTGGAACAAGTAAGTGaagtgaagaatcgaaaccgtgtacgTCGGTCAAGGAACAACTGAGGATATTTCTGTTGTAGCAGGTAatgttgaagaatatttgtcgatacctcgtcgatcttgggaattaggcattccgtaaacgacattacaccatataatggatattatcAAAGGGTTGAAAGATAAAATCTCAAGTGGAAtagatgaaatttcaaataaaacaattaaacaTACCAAAGACGAAATAATTAAGGTTATtacatatattattaataactctCTCACAGAAAGGATCTTTCCCATCAGAACTTAAAATAGCAGAAATACGACCGAAATACAAAACTGGTGACCCTGAAGATTATGGAAACTACAGGCCCATTAGCATAATCTCATCATTTGCAAAATTGTTCGAACAGGCATTCTGCCAGCAAATAATGGAATTCTTCATATTATCAAAAAGATTACTTAGCCCAAACCAACATAGATGCCTGAAAGGAAAATGAACACAAACAGCAATATTCCAATTTATAAAAAGAATTATGGAAGCCTTCGAAAATTGTGAACTGGCATTGGGAATATTTCTGAACCTGTCCAAGGCATATGATTGTCTTGACCCAGAAATCCTCTACCAAAATCTAGAGCATTATGGAATACAGGGAAACTCATTAAGATGGATTAAATCCTATGTCTAGGTCTATGGACGTACGCAACAGGTAAAAATTCGGATAAATGGATCAGATATTAAATCTGAAGAACAGCAAATCAAGATGGGGATACCACAAGGCAGCGTAGCAGGGACAGTACCTAATGTTTCTAATTTATATTAACGACTTTAGTCAAATTTCTCTGATCGAGAACcggaaagaaataacaaatgttCACTATGTAGATGAAACAAACCCCCTAGCTGTACAACCATTATGGCCTGATCTCAAAAATCTAACTGAGAACATAATGCACTACACTGAAGAATGGTAAGAGAAGAACAATTTAATACTAAACAAAACGAAAACCAAGATGATATTATTCTATCCAATACATTCCAATAAAGAAAATCCTGGAAAAATCAAcataaaaaatcaagaattcaagATATCAGAACATACAAAATTTCTTGGTACTTATACACATTGATGGTGATATGAAATGGAAAACACATATAGCAAACTTAGAAGACAAAATGGCATAAGAAAACAGAAACATTATACGGCTCATACATACAGGAATGTATTCTATTCATACATAGGAACAATGAAttatttgaacaatacaagAATCTGAAAGAAAGATATGAAACGAGAACCCAGAACTATAACTATCCCAAATATAGACTAACAACAACGCAACAACAAGCAGAATATACATGTCTAATATTATACAATCATCTACCAAATGAAACAAAGAACATCACAAACTACAAAATATTTAAGAAGACAATATTCTCGATGTTAGTGGATATGGAACCCTATTGCCTACAAGATTATTTAGGAAATAACAAGAAACAAAGAAACTTTGtttgacactatttcatttcatttcatgttgTAAACTTGGGACGATTCTGAAATAAAgagtagttattattattagtattttgCATGGAGATTAAAGTTTTAAGGCTTCTCGGCTGTTCgattaacacaagaactcaagccgctCGTTTACCAGCAACATCATATCTTCgctgattttcattgaaaaatcatcttcagtgatctGGCTCTTTCTTACCttggaggctacgttaataggcagaattgtcgcatttggagctcggaaaatccaagaatgatttttgaaaagccTCTACACCCTCAACGTACCTCTGTTTGATTCGATTTTTCGGTGGTGTGATTAGAcctttctaatttgaaaatgaggATGTCACAACTCTTACGgagaatggattgcgctaccgagctatcattaattattttttatggccacattggaagatattgatgtatcAATGACGACTACCCAaataagcaacgaaacaattttGTAAGAAAAGTTTGCTGTTCGTGTTATTTCTAGAAGAGGTTATCACAATGGGCCAccgagttcttgtgatttatcaTCTTCATACTTTATTTTTCCGGAGCCACGTGGAAGATGAGATATaagccaatgctccacaataatcgattcaagatcttaacgaaaaaatgatttttctgagaatatactcgttttttaatatcaaaatggaatCTTTATATTGATTGCGAAATAATGGGTTTGTGGCTTGAGGACTGGGCGAATCAAACAAATCCTTATTGAATCGTCGACGTTTAAACCCCAAGCAAAGCTTTTTTAAAAACTTTTCTTTATATAGTATATAGCATAACCCTCGATATATATCTACCATAGAATGTAAATAATTAGAAAACACTTATTTCTTTCCACTATAACTCCACCGATGGACTCATTTCTTTGTTGTCCACCACCCTAGATAAGATAGAAGCCTATCTTTGTCTTTAACTGCTAGTGCTTGCTATTTTTCCCACTTGGTCAGCACtcggaaaaaaattacatgataaATTGGTTGTGGATTTCGCGGCTATCAACGTGTTTAACGAGTTCTTTCGGATTTTTTCGGatgtcatttatttattttcgttgTTCAGACAGTTCGAGAATGATCGACAATGGCcgaaatatactgctccacaagagttagggatagcgtattttgaaaagtatgtaatcttcgaAAAAATCGatgtaaaatcatttaaaactcaataacaacttgaatcgatccaataaaaatcagtatgagacatttcgtcaatctggtctccttttttctgaagtttggttgtttgcatatgcttcatgaatgttcttattttgaaatggagtcagtttatcaacggcttcgatttgaaacgagttttctgaaaatgccaagacgtaaatCATCAAACGCTCAtgctaatagggctatcggaatgctacaggatggcctaactcaggttgtagcggaaaggctccaagtgtgatatctcgactttggaataggttcagggagacaggttccgtgttggaaagaccaaggcttggtgggcgatgaaaaacaacacctgctcaggatcgtttcatcaccgtttcggaGAGAAGaaccctacatctacgtgtagaatACTACGGAAtatactcttcaaaatgcagatggggtctgagtttccatcgaaaccatcagacgacgtttgagagaggtgaatctaggttctagacgtccattaagaGTAGTTCCATTAATAAGTGACCATAAGAgtcaaagactggaatgggcaaggcaacatatcaattggaacgatcattggcgtagtgtccttttcactgatgaatccagatatggacgattttcagattgtcgaagaataagggtatggacaatctcacgcataccccgtaatcgtcgctatgtccGAGGGGAAAGTGTTATGCtatgggccgggatatgtttcaacgggcgcacagatcTTACACTATAGGGAGTatgtcattgacaatgttgtgccaaattttcacgctgctattggtgaaacttttcaatttctagacgataacgctagaccgcaccgtgcagccatagttgagCGCGAATACTAAGCGCGAGGAGCTTAGTATTCTACATTCaccaatacctccgcactcaACAGATTcgaattgcatagaacatgcatgggatatgctccaaagaagattagatgatcatcaacctaccccagaatcctcaaatgatctgagagagcttctgccccgtttatggaaccaaattcctaaagaaatgttcaacaacctcgtgtgtagtatgcaaagaagatgtcaagctgttattgatgcccgtggaggacatacattgtattgatagtcttaaaatgcttgaattctctgagaataaaatttcgttattttactcgatttttcttaaccgtatacgctgcagacctacatgataaaattaattttatttcctgcaacttgaaatcatatcaatatgaattttcatcacaaatatctcatttaaactatattttttttgcaatttaagtcaagatccctaactcatgtggagcagttcatttccagattcctcggcatcgcTCGTTACGAGACGTAGGTATACAtaaaaaccgagttgtgatctttcgaattattccgCCTAGTggtccaaaattttttttttttatatttttgggcgctATCAGACTTTGctcccgtggcaagtgccacctctgccacgccctagataaaACTCTGCTTTTAAATGAGACCTACGTTTAGATAggtttttaatatatttattttcaacaggaATTAGAAATTATCAATTGGAAGACTTGGTGGAGAGCATAGACTATCAttgtagaaataaaaaattgggatGCAGCGTTCCAGTTCCACTGCGAGAGTTCAAGAGACATGAGCAAAATTGTGAATACACCGCTAAAGATTGTATTATTGGGTGTCCATGGCATGGGAACAATATTCAGATGCTTTCTCATTTGCGGAAGGAACATGAACTGCTGGATCTGGATGaagtaattattttcaatatacggTCTCAGAGGAGAAAATTTCTCAAGATTGTCATTTACAATGGTCATATATTCGAATTTGTTGTTATCTACGGCATTTCGTTTCCTTTTATATTCAGTTTACATTGTTTGAGCTACCATCTCAAATATAAGTATGAAATACATCTTCTCGATAAGTCTGAAAATAATCTCGATATGATAGTGAATAACTTATGTCCTATGCTAGACGTTACCTGCGAAAAATATATCGATGTGATAGCAGATGATGTCAAAATACCTTTTAAATTGATACAACATTTAATTGACGACAATAGTGAGCTATCTTTGAAACTGACGATTACAAATGTTAAAAAGTAGAAGAAACTGTGACTGGCTATTGCTATAGTCTTGTATTTTGTTGTTGTAttgaattttgtgaaaacttttcatttaaCTGTTTACATTCTGTGATTTATTGTGTCTAAGCGTTTATTTGTAACTATAGATGAACttctatattatttttatatgaattaaaGTTTTACATATATTGCACAACGCTTTATTCTATCCTTGACCACTCTTCAATTTGAAGGTCAACTTTTTTGCGCAAATGTTTGGAATTGGTAATGTTTGGATGGAAATGGCTACCCACTTGATTGGACTAGTAGGTTCAAGAAGAGGGGTCACCCGAAActattttcaagaagaaagttCACTTGCTTTTCATATCTCAGGTGACTGACAAAATGTAAACATTCTGTAACTTTTTGTTAGAGAAGTGATAACTGATAAAGGATATAATCGATCCACTTTCTACAGCTGACAATTAAAAGATACCTCTGTGATTTATTTCacttctacaaaaaaaaaacattcaaaccaGAGTCAGGGAACACAAAAGGTGAATCCTCACTCAATGAACATAGGTATCCTTTCCCCGATGAAAGAAAATCTCTCAAAATTCAAAGGCTACTACACAAGGATCAATATGGAAGCTATTGCAATATACAAGCATTTCACCATAGGGTAGAGACCATAATCATTCATAGCGTCTGGTTATCAACAAGAGATTGAACAGTATTATTCGGACAAAGATAATTCTACGACCAAGATGTATCTTGAAATTGTACTTATCCACCGCCTCTTGTGCTcattggaagagcggctttcctctGATCAAGGGATGGTAGTTTTATAaagatgttaattaaattctttCTCCTTTATTTAGGGAGAAAGTGTGGGTAAGGCctgtcgcactagggacaggaCTTAGTgttaaactgaattttttctttgggaacTGGTCTAGTGGAGAATAAAAGGCATAAGTTgctcttttataattttattaacaaaatgaaaatgaatattaaacAAAAATGAACCTTCGAAGGACTTGCCTTAAAATAGcagttctcttttattattatttattatttttaacttGCTACCCTCGATGAATAATCCTTCAAATGTATGGTAATATACTTTACTTGAACTAGACGGCAGAAATTCTTTTTCACTTCACTGTGGCGAAATGTATCCCGAACTTTTCGTAATGATGTCAAACGATCTTGTTTCTGCCTAACCTTTCAAACTATGAACTCTACTGTCAACCCGtgcaaaaatcaaagaaaagaaaaaaaaatatatgtgggatccgaattcttaacacccAACTGAATGACACGCTACTGACTTGACGATACGAGAACTACGCGATCAATCCTAAAACGGTGGACCATGCAGTTTTTATCGATacagggagacgtaaggggaagaggtacttgagacttaagaCTGAGACTGGAGTACGATACATAGGAACGAGGGTagtattcgacgttagagattAGACGGAAACGGttaaagaattcgacgtgatagacgcaaatatattagacgcagctagttagataattcgacgttagatatagacgaatctactcgaataatcagacaatagacgaaagttcagtggctgtacattcaattgaagttgaattgtacatagtgtaaataaacaatagttaagtacCGGCGGCCTTTTTTATATAACCCCTAGACGACGATATAAAACCCTACATatatattacaaaatttttttcaaactcttAACTGCGCTTCAAAATTACTTATCTTTAAAATATAGTTCCGCGACGAACTCCACTTGAGTTGTCTTCGACTCCCCGAAatttattgattaatttttctAAGATTTGGCTTAAGGTTACTTATTTCTCGTCCCCGATGGGCGTACCTTCAAAAAGAACGTCTTGGGTTTTTTCCGTAGTTGCCAAGTTTTTCTCTGTTCCCATAAGGAAAATACTCAACAAACTTCGACACAACTCATTTTCAACATCCTATAAGTTATGTTCTTATCGCCTGAGGTTGATAGTGCACCCAAGTATCGAGCGCAAAAATGTATTTCCATCATCCATCAcaaatttgaaccaataaattCCGCAGTTATGTTAGGCGCCTCCAAGACTAGTGTCAAGTGCCTGACCTTACGTCGTCTTCGAAAAGGGTCTCGTCTACCTACCGTACCCAGTAATCGAGAATTTAAAATTTCCGATTATTATAAAATGTTTGCATAACACTAAGTGGAAAACAGACTAGACTACTGTTAGACAGGATGTATATGAATAACACCGAAAAAATGTAAGGGGTTTTTCTGTGATGAAAATTGAGGTGGCTatttggtatattttttttttatgaacctCCCCCTGGAAAAGTTACACTCTCCCgaacattaacaaaaaaaatttcagcaaatattataattgtaggTATTGTCGATAGTCGACAGATTTTTGTTCATTGTTCACTATGATTGTTTTCGTTATAAAATTCTTAGCCTCGTAGAATCATACTTTGGCTGGCTCTTGTTCAATAAAATAGTCTAAGAGCCAGTGGACGGCAGACCACACATATTTTATGGAAGCCTTACATTTCCTTGGTGAGTCTGTTGTACCTACCGACCATGAAATGGGAAAATTTTAGGCTTTCCTATCAATATGTTTGGTCTGCCGTCCAATGGCTCTTAAATTGAAATGTTATTTAACATGAGCTAGCAACGCATTTATGTTTTTCCCATAAATgctcaaattttaaaaaaacctagagataaaaatttaagtgaataaaaaggaaaatttttattgaacaaaGGGTGTAACAAAAAAGATTTTAGGGGTTGATTATTCCAACCTGTTCTAAGCATACATTAgggttgaaaaaatttcgaagggTGCAGTTTTATCgacaaaaaatatttatcaagtTTCGTGTCCCTAGTTCAATAaacatggaaaataaaaaagaaaaacaattttttgagttaatctTCGGAGGGGTGTAACTTTTCCGGAagggaatatttcaaaaaatgttataaaaaatACCCAGCTCATTTTTCATCACAGAATCACCCCTTGAATTTTTTCGGTGTTATTCAGTTTTCGGTAGATCCCGAAATTTTTATACAATTACCATTGAttgttaataataaaattttcaaatttaaaaatctAAGTTAACATGTAGGTatctattattatcatttttttttaattcaccagTAGCTGAAAAAAAACCAAACCTGTTAAAAAAATGACATTCTATActaattaaaataatttatttatacaaTTCTTTTAATAATGTAGAAATATAATATGTAACGTTAGGTTCCGACAGTATGTTACATATTTCCCAGAAAGATACCATGGTAGCCTTGATTCAACAAGAACAAAACATTTATAGTTTTACCAAAAATATTTAGATACTTGTAACACTATCTTGTAGAGATTCAGTAAGACTCTCTAAGGAAagtaatatatttaaaaatttaaatttgatcTTATGTCACaatttcgatataaaaaaaGTCATAACTATATAAACACATAGATCcttaaatttataaaaacattCATGGTATTGAATTGATACACTTTATGGATTTGGACTAGAACAATTCTAAATTAaggtttcaattattttataacTATACAGGAGACAGTAGCGTAGCCAGAATATTTGCAGGGGGTGGTTCGACCTTAACAATTCGCAATGTTAAAACAGAGATAGGTACTAAAGATGAACAAATTgaacaaagaataaaaaaatgaaatgaagaatcaATGAA is a window of Harmonia axyridis chromosome 2, icHarAxyr1.1, whole genome shotgun sequence DNA encoding:
- the LOC123672583 gene encoding uncharacterized protein LOC123672583 isoform X2; this translates as MNLFHTLRTQCTQRLIFAVYLLYVNVERLTRGLFIEALLFEGIRNYQLEDLVESIDYHCRNKKLGCSVPVPLREFKRHEQNCEYTAKDCIIGCPWHGNNIQMLSHLRKEHELLDLDEVIIFNIRSQRRKFLKIVIYNGHIFEFVVIYGISFPFIFSLHCLSYHLKYKYEIHLLDKSENNLDMIVNNLCPMLDVTCEKYIDVIADDVKIPFKLIQHLIDDNSELSLKLTITNVKK